GTAAGTGCAGGTAAGCCAATTTCTATTCCATATAACGGCGCAGTTGCTCGTGTTCTATTCGGTCCAATTGCATATGCGCGTGTACGCCAATGGATTGGCAGCGGTGAGTTTGATCTATTGCATCTGCACGAGCCAGCAATTCCATCAATCTCACTTCTTGCCTGCTGGGCAGCAGAAGGTCCAATGGTGGGAACTTTTCATGCTGCGGCAAAGCGACAGAAAGTAATTTTTGCTATCGGCCCGATTCTAGAACCTGCAATTGAGAAACTCTCAGCTCGTATCGCAGTATCAGAAGCTGCGCGCTTAACTCTTACCGATCACCTTGAAACTGATGCAATAGTTGTTCCCAATGGAATTTATGCCAAGCGCTATTCGGCTGGTAATTTCCAGGAGAAATGGGCTGGAAACACCATTGGTTTTATTGGTCGCTTTGAGGAACCGCGTAAGGGTCTACAAGTACTTGTCGATGCACTTCCCATCATCGCTCGCTTTGCACCGGATGTGAAAGTGTTTGTTGCTGGCCCCGGAGATCCAAAAGAGTTTGAAAAGGTAATTGACCCACAACTTCGTGATCGTTTCGAATTTCTAGGAAGAATTTCTGAACAGGAGAAAGCTGACTTTATGTCATCGGTCTCACTCTATGTTGCTCCCAACACGGGCGGTGAGTCATTTGGAATTATCTTGGCTGAGGCGTTAGCCGGTGGTGCATGCGTAGTTGCAAGTGATATTCCAGCATTTGATTCTCTGCTGGGAGGGGGAGAGTTTGGTGCTCTCTTTGAATCTGAGAATTCAACAGATTTAGCAAAGGTAATTATCGATCTATTGCGTGATGAGAATAAGCGTAAAGAATTGGCTAGCGCCGGCAAAAAGCATGCACAAGTTTTTGATTGGGATGTAGTTGCTGAACAAATCTTTTCAATCTATGAAATGGCAATAGTCGGAGGCAAAGGGGTTTCTCTTAGCTCTGATGGACGTGCTTGGGGCCGATTCCTCTCAAGAGATGAGGAAAAGAAATGAAGGTTTTACTAGCCTCTGGATTTCTACTTTTAGTTGGTCTTTGGTACTTATCTTTCTCGGCTACCCGACTAGATCGCTTGCACCATAGAGTTGAAACTAGTTGGGCCAACCTTGATGTCTTACTGCAAAAGAGAGCAGCAATAGCCCTTGAAATAGCACATAGTGATCTAGCCGATCCAGCATCATCAATGTTGTTAACTGGGGCTGCATATCAAGCACGAGATGCCAATGTTAAAAACAGATCTATGGCAGAGAGTGGTTTATCAGGAGCGCTAGGGTTGATTATTGCTGATGGATTGTCGCACGCCACAGATTCAGAACAAGCCTTATTGCAAGAGCTATCTGCATTAACAGCCAAGATTCGTGTGGCCATTTCTATTCACACAGATGCAGTTTCATCGACCCAGATGGTGCGCAATAAGTTTGTCGTAAAGACGTTTCGATTGGCTGGTACCGCCCCGCTTCCCGTTACCTATGAGTTTGAATCAGATGTTCTTTAAGCGCTTAACACTTGTATGTGCAGCACTCCTCGCACTTCTGGCTGGGTGTTCAGCTATTTCAGATCTACTGCCGAAATCAGCCGAGCGCAATGTGCTCAGCGGAAGAGAGGGCACGAACGGCCCAGTTCTTGCAGTCAAAATCGATGATACAAATGCTGCGCATCCACAAATTGGTTTAGAGGATGCAGATGTTGTCTACATCGAACAAGTTGAAGGTGGTCTAACTCGCCTTGCAGCAATCTTTTCATCTGTTATTCCAGAGCGCGTGGGACCTGTACGAAGTGCACGAATTTCTGACATAGATATTTTGAGTCAATATGGTCGTGTTGCATTTGCCTATAGCGGTGCACAGAAGAAGCTGTTGCCGGTTATAGATGCATCGAATCTGCAAAATCTTGGGGCACAAGCACAGCCTCCTTCTATCTACACAACTGATCCCAATCGAGTTGCACCTGTTGCGATGGTTTTACGGGCAGATCTATTGATGGCCAAGGTAATTGAGAAGAATTATCAAATCACTTCAGCAAATAATGTTGGTTGGAGCTTTGGTGATGCACCCGAAGGTGGCAAGCCAACTCAATCTGTGATCATGTATTGGCCAGCGGCTCGATATAGCGCCGAATGGTCAGAAACTGAGTCTCGTTGGTTACTCTCACATAACTCAAAGAGTAATCTCGCAGAATCAGGAATAGTTCTTGGCCCAACAACTTTGGTCATTCAGATGGTTTCAATTACTGACTCTGAATACAAAGACAAAATCGGGGGAGTAACCCCGCTTTCACAAACAGTTGGTAGTGGCCGCGGATTTATTTTGCGTGATGGAAAAAGCTATGCGGCCCTATGGAATCGCGCATCTGAGGGCGTCGGAACTACGTGGACATTGCGTGATGCAAGCGAAATAAAGTTTGCCCCAGGCCAAATTTGGGTTGCTTTGACCGATAAGGAGCCTGATTTCACCTATTTATCTGCGAGCGCGAAGGCGACAAAGACAAAGTAGGATGTTCCCCTACACAGGCGAAGGTGAGTAAAGAGTAAATGTCAGAAGTAAAAGGCACAGGTCGAGTTAAGCGCGGTATGGCAGAGATGCTCAAGGGCGGCGTCATTATGGATGTCGTTAACGCTGAGCAGGCAAAGATTGCCGAAGATGCTGGCGCAGTTGCAGTTATGGCGCTAGAGCGCGTACCTGCAGATATCCGTGCTCAAGGCGGAGTAGCTCGTATGTCTGATCCTGACATGATCGAAAAGATTCAAGCATCAGTCTCAATCCCTGTTATGGCTAAAGCACGTATTGGCCACTTTGTTGAAGCTAAAGTTTTGCAATCTCTGGGTGTGGATTACATCGATGAGTCAGAAGTTCTTACTCCTGCAGATTATGAAAACCACATCGATAAGTGGGACTTCACAGTTCCATTCGTGTGCGGTGCTACAAATCTAGGAGAAGCGCTTCGCCGCATTAATGAAGGCGCAGCAATGATTCGCTCTAAAGGTGAAGCTGGCACAGGCGATGTTTCAAATGCAATGCAACATATGCGCAAGATTGGCGGAGAAATTCGTCGCCTATCTTCAATGCGCGAAGATGAACTCTATGTTGCAGCTAAAGAACTCCAAGCGCCTTATGAATTAGTTAAGGAAGTAGCACAAAGCGGCAAGCTTCCAGTTGTTCTCTTCACCGCTGGTGGCATTGCAACTCCAGCAGATGCTGCGTTAATGATGGCAATGGGCGCAGATGGCGTCTTTATTGGCTCAGGTATTTTCAAATCTGGAAATCCAGCACAGCGCGCAGCTGCATGTGTGAAGGCAACAACGTTTTGGCAAGATGCCAAGGTTGTCGCTGATGCATCACGTGGTCTTGGAGAGGCGATGGTTGGTATTAACGTTGCAGATCTTCCAGCCCCACACCGTCTTGCCGATCGCGGCTGGTAGTTCTCTTCGCTCATGAAGGTCGGAGTTCTCTCACTCCAGGGTGATGTTCGCGAGCACGTGAGTGCATTGATCGCCTGCGGGATTAATCCCGTTGAAGTGCGCAGAGAGTCTGAGTTAGCAGAAGTTGATGCCCTTGTTTTGCCTGGGGGAGAGTCAACAACTATTGCTCAGCTCTCTGAAATCTTTGGCATCTTTGAACCAATAAAGCAACGAATAGCTGCAGGTATGCCGGTCTATGGCTCGTGTGCGGGAATGATTTTGCTTGCAGATCAAATCTTGGATGCCAAGCAAGGACAAAAAACTTTTGGTGGATTAGATATCACTGTTCGCCGCAATGCTTTTGGTCGCCAAGTAGATTCATTTGAAACAGATATCTCTTTTGATGATGGCTCCAGTGAATTGATTAAGGCGGTATTTATCCGCGCTCCGTGGGTGGAAAAAGTAGGGGCTGGCATCACGGTTCTAGCCTCTGTGGATTCACACCCTGTGGCTGTGCGCTCTGCGACTCTTCTGGCCACATCTTTTCATCCAGAACTAACGGCAGATCATCGAATCCACCGTTACTTTATTGAGGAAGTGGCAAAGCCTGCATTAGAGAAGGTAAAGTAAGTTTCATAATCAGCGTTAATGAGATTGAAGGTGTAAGCCATGTCCGGCCATTCCAAGTGGGCGACGACCAAGCATAAGAAGGCGATTATCGATAGTCGCCGTGCAAAGGTTTTTGCAAAGCAGATTCGCGCAATTGAAGTTGCAGCACGCAATGGCGGCGCTGACATGGAAGGCAATCCAACTTTATTCGACGCAGTTATAAAGGCTAAGAAATCTTCTATGCCAGCAGATAACATCGATCGCGCAATCAAACGTGGTGCGGGTTTAGAAGCTGGTGCCAAAGACTGGATCACGATTATGTATGAGGGCTATGGCCCAAGCGGTGTGGCAATCATGATTGAGTGTCTATCTGATAACCGCAACCGTTCTGCCTCTGAAATCAAAGTTGCAGTTACTCGCAACGGCGGATCTATGGCAGATCTTGGTTCAGTTTCATATCTTTTCAATCGCAAGGGTGTCATCATCGTTAACAAGGTCGATGGATTAACTGAGGACCGAGTTCTTGAAGCAGTTCTAGATGCTGGCGCTGAACAAGTAAATGATTTAGGTGAATCTTTTGAAGTGGTGTGTGAGCCAGTTGATTTGGTTCAAGTTCGTACTGCTTTGCAGAGCGCTGGAATTGACTATGAATCAGCTGACTCTTCATTTCTGCCATCAATGTCGATCCCACTAGATGCTGATGGGGCCAAGAAGGTATTTGAACTTATCGATGCGATTGAAGAGCTCGATGATGTGCAAAACGTCTATAGCAACTTCGATGTTTCAGATGAGGTTATGGCGAGCCTGGAATAAGTTCGTCACAGGTAAGGCCTAGGCTAGAAACCTTGAACTTCGTCAGAGGAAATGGTGGCCACAATGCGCGTACTAGGAATTGATCCTGGTCTAACGCGCTGCGGTATTGGAATCGTTGAAGGTAGCCCTGGATCTCCACTCAAGATGGTCGGAGTGGGCGTTGTCATGACACCTGCGGATATGGCACTAGAAAATCGCCTCCTTGAAATTGATAAAGGTTTAAACGAATGGATTGCTCTCTGGAATCCAGATGTAATCGCCGTAGAGCGAGTCTTTGCACAACACAACGTGAGAACAGTTATGGGCACCGGACAAGCTGCAGGAATTGCATTACTCATTGCTGCTAAAGCTGGAATTCCAGTCATGATGCACACACCTAGTGAAGTAAAGGCGGCAGTCTCAGGTTCAGGCCGAGCAAATAAGGCACAAGTAGCGCAGATGGTTCAAAAGATTCTCAACTTGGATTCAATCCCAAAGCCAGTAGATGCAACTGATGCACTCGCACTTGCCATTTGTAATATTTGGCGAGGTGGATCAACTGACAGAATTAATCAAGCAGTAGAGGCTGAGAAGTCCCGTCTTAGAAAACTGCGTGGCTAAATGATTTCAACAGTTACCGGAACTATTCGCTCTCTTTCAATGGATAAGTTAGTCATTGAAGTCGGGGGAGTGGGCTTGAGTGTTTTGATTAATCCACCAACAAGTGCAGGGCTAACTCTTGGTTCCCAGTCCACTCTCTATACATCCCTTGTTGTGCGCGAGGACTCACTGACTTTGTTTGGCTTTTTAACTGAAGAGGTACGCAATCTTTTCGAACTTGTGCAAACGGTTTCTGGAGTGGGACCAAAAGTAGCTCTCTCAATCATGGGCGCATTAACCCCTGAAGATTTAGCTCGCGCAATTTCTCAAGAAGATACTTCTGCAATTGAGCGCGTTCCAGGTATTGGTAAAAAGGGTGCACAGCGCATGATTTTGGAGTTGAAGGGCAAACTCAGCGATCTCTCATCGAGTGCAACATATAAAGGACATCAACCGCCATGGCGTGAGCAACTGCTCAGTGCCCTTGTTTCTCTTGGTTTTTCTCCCAAGGAATCAGATTCTGCAATTAGTTATGTGGTTAATGATTTACATGGCAACGACCAAGATCCAGCCAGCATGGAGTTAAGTGAGCTTTTGAAGTTAGCGCTAGCAAGTGGAAAGAGTTCACGTGGCTGATAATCAAGAGCGTTTAGTGGGCTCAAACATCAAGGGAGAGGAGTCGGCGTTAGAACAAGCCCTTCGCCCCAAAACACTAAAAGATTTCATTGGGCAACACCGTGTGCGCGAGCAGATAGATGTTTTGTTAACTGCTGCGCGCCATCGAAACACGCCTGCAGATCACATCTTGCTTTCTGGGCCTCCGGGACTTGGGAAAACAACGTTGGCATTAATTCTGGCAAGTGAGATGCAAGCACCCATTCGCATAACTAGTGGTCCTGCAATTACACATGCCGGTGATTTAGCTGCAATTCTCTCTTCTTTAGTTGAAGGAGAGATTCTTTTCTTAGATGAAATTCACCGACTGCCACGACCTGCTGAAGAGCTTCTCTATCTAGCGATGGAGGACTTTAGAGTCGATGTTGTAGTCGGCAAAGGTCCCGGGGCCACAGCTATTCCATTACAACTTCCACATTTCACGCTAGTAGGCGCAACAACACGTGCTGGTCTATTGCCTGGTCCACTTCGTGATCGTTTCGGCTTCACCGCGCATTTAGATTTCTATGATGATAAAGAGTTAGCGCAAGTGATTTTAAGAAGTGCTGCATTGCTGGAGATAGATATTCATACCGATGCAATCACTGAAATCTCAGGCCGATCCCGCGGCACACCACGTATTGCCAATCGTTTGCTACGTCGTGTTCGCGACTATGCCCAAGTTAAAGCCAGCCCTTCCATTTCATTAGCCGATGCAAAGGCTGCACTAGAGATGTATGAAGTAGATGAGATGGGCTTAGATCGACTCGATCGTGGGGTCTTGGTGGCATTGGTCGAGCGCTTTAATGGCGGGCCAGTGGGTCTATCAACCTTGGCTATTGCGGTGGGTGAAGAGATAGAAACAGTTGAATCTGTTGCAGAGCCGTTCCTAGTTCGAAACGGCCTTATGGCCAGAACATCTAGGGGAAGAGTTGCAACAGCTGCTGGTTTTGCTCATATAGGACGAACACCACCCGCTCAATTTGCCTCGCTTTTCGACACACCAGCACCTGACGCCTAGACTCTGCACCTATGTCTACAACTACTAAACCAGTAAAGACGACTGCCCGCCCAGCGCGTTCATTGGCAATCCTGGCCCTAGTGCTCATCGCACTTACCGGTCTTGTGTTTGTCCAAGGCGCTACGCAAGTACGTCTAGGTCTTGATCTTCGAGGTGGAACCTCTGTCACTCTTCAACCGCGTATTGCAGCGGGTGAAAGTGGAAAAGTTACGAATGAAGCAATCGACCAAGCAGTCTCCATCATCCGCCAACGCGTTAACTCACTCGGTGTTGCCGAGTCTGAAGTAGCTGCGCAAGGAAGTGGCACCAGTCGACAGATTGTTATCTCTGTTCCTGGAGATACTGGACGTCGCGTTGTTGAATTAGTTGGACAAACTGCAGAGCTGCGATTCCGTCAGGTATTGGCAACTGCAGGATCAACTGGTGCAGCAGATCCTGCTGCAACTCCAGCAACTGGTGTGAGCGAAGAGATTAATGCAAAGTTTGCAGCTCTCGATTGCACGAAGCCTGAAAATCTTCAAGGCTCCGGAGCCGATGCAGAGGGTGACACCATCGTTGCCTGTGATCGCGCTGGCTTTACAAAATATATTTTGGCCCCAGCTGAAGTTCTAGGTCGTCAGATTTCAGAGGCTTCTGCAGGACTTGATGCTCAAAGCGGTAGTGCTTGGTATGTAAGCCTTACATTTAACGGAGAAGGCACAGCAGCATTTGGTGCAATCACTTCACGCGTTACTTCATTAGCTGCGCCCCTTAACCAAGTAGCAATCGTGCTCGATGGTCTGGTTGTGTCTGCACCAAGAATTAATGAAGCGATTCCATCAGGTACTGCTCAAATTACAGGCAGCTTTACACAGCTGGAAGCTCAAGATCTTGCCAACGTTCTTAAGTACGGTGCGCTACCTCTTGCTTTTGATCGTGGTGAAGTTCAGCAGGTTTCTCCGACTCTTGGTGCTGATCAGCTCAGCGCTGGTCTTCTTGCCGGAGGACTTGGTCTTGGACTTGTTCTTCTTTATTCACTTCTGTATTACCGAGGTCTTGGACTAGTAACTGTTGGCTCACTAGCAGTTGCAGCCTCTCTTGTTTATCTCATGTTCTTACTTCTTGGTGAGTGGATTGGATTCACGTTAACTCTGGCTGGTATCGCAGGTGCGATTGTGGCTATTGGTGTTACCGCTGACTCATTTATTATTTACTTCGAGCGTATTCGAGATGAAATTAGAGAAGGACGTTCACTTCGAACCGCTGTTGAGACCGGTTGGAGTAGAGCACGCCGAACAATTTTGGTAGCCGACTTTGTTTCAATTATCGCCGCTGTCTTACTGTATTTCTTTGCAGTAGGTGGTGTTCGAGGATTCGCATTTACTTTAGGTTTAACAACACTTGTTGACTTAATTGTCGTCTTTGTCTTCACAAAGCCAATGGTGACGATCCTTGCAAAGATGAATTTCTTTGCATCAGGTCATCCATTGTCCGGACTATCGGCCAAGAGCACTGGAACATTGCCAGTAGCAAAGGAGGCATAAGAAATGTCAAAGTTTTCAGGATTAGGTGGTCGTCTCTATCGCGGTGAAACCTCTATTGAAATTATTGGTCACCGCCGACGTTGGTATGCAGTCTCTGCTGTTTTTGTCATGCTTTCTCTTGGAGCCCTAGGCGTACAGGGTCTGCACTTGGGAATTGAATTTAAGGGTGGCTCTTCTTTCACAGTTACTAAGGTGGGTGCATCCGTTGAGGATGCTCGCGCTGCAGTATCAGCGACAGGAGTACCTGGAGAAGCAATTGTCCAAACAATCGGCACTGACAAGATTCGCGTACAGACAGGAGCGCTCGATACTGTACAAAACAACGCAGTACAAGATGCTCTTGCAGCAAAGTTCGCAGTTCCGGTCGAATCAATTGATACGCAAATAGTTGGACCATCCTGGGGTAAGGAAATTACCCGTAAGGCCGTCTACGGTCTCCTTGGTTTCTTAGTGTTCGTCATGCTCTACCTTGCAATGGCATTTGAGCCAAAGATGGCTGTTGCAGCTATCGCTGCGGTGGTTCACGACGTATTTATAACTGTTGGTATTTACGCACTCGTTGGATTCGATGTTACTCCAGCAACAGTCATTGGCTTTTTAACCATTTTGGGTTATTCGCTCTATGACACCGTTGTTGTATTCGACAAGATTCGAGAAAACACGCGCACGATTACCGCAACTTCAAAGAGCACGTACTCTCAAGCAACTAACTTGGCAGTTAATCAGACGATTGTTCGTTCGATTAACACATCTGTCATTGCGCTGTTGCCTGTAGGTTCAATCCTCTTTGTTGGTGCTGGATTACTTGGTGCCGGAACGCTCAAGGATCTTTCCCTCGCGTTGTTCATTGGTTTAGCAGTTGGTACATACTCTTCAATCTTTATTGCACCTCCTGTCTTAGCTCAGCTTCGCGAGAGAGAACCTGCGATGCAAGCACTTGCAAAGCGCGTTAACGGTCGTACAGCCCCTGTCGGAACTCCTACGCCAGCACCGGCGCATTCAGAAGAGCGCCGTGGACCACGCAACCAACCAAAGCGTAAACATCGCAAATAGCGGTACCTAAATGGATACTTTGATTGCACCGGTTATAAGTGCGCT
This DNA window, taken from Candidatus Planktophila vernalis, encodes the following:
- a CDS encoding glycosyltransferase family 4 protein, with translation MLTKKLKIGIVCPYGWDTPGGVQNHVRDLAEFLIAAGHKVSVLAPAIDEEQLPDYVVSAGKPISIPYNGAVARVLFGPIAYARVRQWIGSGEFDLLHLHEPAIPSISLLACWAAEGPMVGTFHAAAKRQKVIFAIGPILEPAIEKLSARIAVSEAARLTLTDHLETDAIVVPNGIYAKRYSAGNFQEKWAGNTIGFIGRFEEPRKGLQVLVDALPIIARFAPDVKVFVAGPGDPKEFEKVIDPQLRDRFEFLGRISEQEKADFMSSVSLYVAPNTGGESFGIILAEALAGGACVVASDIPAFDSLLGGGEFGALFESENSTDLAKVIIDLLRDENKRKELASAGKKHAQVFDWDVVAEQIFSIYEMAIVGGKGVSLSSDGRAWGRFLSRDEEKK
- a CDS encoding DUF3048 domain-containing protein yields the protein MSLNQMFFKRLTLVCAALLALLAGCSAISDLLPKSAERNVLSGREGTNGPVLAVKIDDTNAAHPQIGLEDADVVYIEQVEGGLTRLAAIFSSVIPERVGPVRSARISDIDILSQYGRVAFAYSGAQKKLLPVIDASNLQNLGAQAQPPSIYTTDPNRVAPVAMVLRADLLMAKVIEKNYQITSANNVGWSFGDAPEGGKPTQSVIMYWPAARYSAEWSETESRWLLSHNSKSNLAESGIVLGPTTLVIQMVSITDSEYKDKIGGVTPLSQTVGSGRGFILRDGKSYAALWNRASEGVGTTWTLRDASEIKFAPGQIWVALTDKEPDFTYLSASAKATKTK
- the pdxS gene encoding pyridoxal 5'-phosphate synthase lyase subunit PdxS, with translation MSEVKGTGRVKRGMAEMLKGGVIMDVVNAEQAKIAEDAGAVAVMALERVPADIRAQGGVARMSDPDMIEKIQASVSIPVMAKARIGHFVEAKVLQSLGVDYIDESEVLTPADYENHIDKWDFTVPFVCGATNLGEALRRINEGAAMIRSKGEAGTGDVSNAMQHMRKIGGEIRRLSSMREDELYVAAKELQAPYELVKEVAQSGKLPVVLFTAGGIATPADAALMMAMGADGVFIGSGIFKSGNPAQRAAACVKATTFWQDAKVVADASRGLGEAMVGINVADLPAPHRLADRGW
- the pdxT gene encoding pyridoxal 5'-phosphate synthase glutaminase subunit PdxT, with product MKVGVLSLQGDVREHVSALIACGINPVEVRRESELAEVDALVLPGGESTTIAQLSEIFGIFEPIKQRIAAGMPVYGSCAGMILLADQILDAKQGQKTFGGLDITVRRNAFGRQVDSFETDISFDDGSSELIKAVFIRAPWVEKVGAGITVLASVDSHPVAVRSATLLATSFHPELTADHRIHRYFIEEVAKPALEKVK
- a CDS encoding YebC/PmpR family DNA-binding transcriptional regulator; the encoded protein is MSGHSKWATTKHKKAIIDSRRAKVFAKQIRAIEVAARNGGADMEGNPTLFDAVIKAKKSSMPADNIDRAIKRGAGLEAGAKDWITIMYEGYGPSGVAIMIECLSDNRNRSASEIKVAVTRNGGSMADLGSVSYLFNRKGVIIVNKVDGLTEDRVLEAVLDAGAEQVNDLGESFEVVCEPVDLVQVRTALQSAGIDYESADSSFLPSMSIPLDADGAKKVFELIDAIEELDDVQNVYSNFDVSDEVMASLE
- the ruvC gene encoding crossover junction endodeoxyribonuclease RuvC: MRVLGIDPGLTRCGIGIVEGSPGSPLKMVGVGVVMTPADMALENRLLEIDKGLNEWIALWNPDVIAVERVFAQHNVRTVMGTGQAAGIALLIAAKAGIPVMMHTPSEVKAAVSGSGRANKAQVAQMVQKILNLDSIPKPVDATDALALAICNIWRGGSTDRINQAVEAEKSRLRKLRG
- the ruvA gene encoding Holliday junction branch migration protein RuvA; translation: MISTVTGTIRSLSMDKLVIEVGGVGLSVLINPPTSAGLTLGSQSTLYTSLVVREDSLTLFGFLTEEVRNLFELVQTVSGVGPKVALSIMGALTPEDLARAISQEDTSAIERVPGIGKKGAQRMILELKGKLSDLSSSATYKGHQPPWREQLLSALVSLGFSPKESDSAISYVVNDLHGNDQDPASMELSELLKLALASGKSSRG
- the ruvB gene encoding Holliday junction branch migration DNA helicase RuvB → MADNQERLVGSNIKGEESALEQALRPKTLKDFIGQHRVREQIDVLLTAARHRNTPADHILLSGPPGLGKTTLALILASEMQAPIRITSGPAITHAGDLAAILSSLVEGEILFLDEIHRLPRPAEELLYLAMEDFRVDVVVGKGPGATAIPLQLPHFTLVGATTRAGLLPGPLRDRFGFTAHLDFYDDKELAQVILRSAALLEIDIHTDAITEISGRSRGTPRIANRLLRRVRDYAQVKASPSISLADAKAALEMYEVDEMGLDRLDRGVLVALVERFNGGPVGLSTLAIAVGEEIETVESVAEPFLVRNGLMARTSRGRVATAAGFAHIGRTPPAQFASLFDTPAPDA
- the secD gene encoding protein translocase subunit SecD, producing MSTTTKPVKTTARPARSLAILALVLIALTGLVFVQGATQVRLGLDLRGGTSVTLQPRIAAGESGKVTNEAIDQAVSIIRQRVNSLGVAESEVAAQGSGTSRQIVISVPGDTGRRVVELVGQTAELRFRQVLATAGSTGAADPAATPATGVSEEINAKFAALDCTKPENLQGSGADAEGDTIVACDRAGFTKYILAPAEVLGRQISEASAGLDAQSGSAWYVSLTFNGEGTAAFGAITSRVTSLAAPLNQVAIVLDGLVVSAPRINEAIPSGTAQITGSFTQLEAQDLANVLKYGALPLAFDRGEVQQVSPTLGADQLSAGLLAGGLGLGLVLLYSLLYYRGLGLVTVGSLAVAASLVYLMFLLLGEWIGFTLTLAGIAGAIVAIGVTADSFIIYFERIRDEIREGRSLRTAVETGWSRARRTILVADFVSIIAAVLLYFFAVGGVRGFAFTLGLTTLVDLIVVFVFTKPMVTILAKMNFFASGHPLSGLSAKSTGTLPVAKEA
- the secF gene encoding protein translocase subunit SecF — protein: MSKFSGLGGRLYRGETSIEIIGHRRRWYAVSAVFVMLSLGALGVQGLHLGIEFKGGSSFTVTKVGASVEDARAAVSATGVPGEAIVQTIGTDKIRVQTGALDTVQNNAVQDALAAKFAVPVESIDTQIVGPSWGKEITRKAVYGLLGFLVFVMLYLAMAFEPKMAVAAIAAVVHDVFITVGIYALVGFDVTPATVIGFLTILGYSLYDTVVVFDKIRENTRTITATSKSTYSQATNLAVNQTIVRSINTSVIALLPVGSILFVGAGLLGAGTLKDLSLALFIGLAVGTYSSIFIAPPVLAQLREREPAMQALAKRVNGRTAPVGTPTPAPAHSEERRGPRNQPKRKHRK